The following are encoded together in the Lactuca sativa cultivar Salinas chromosome 1, Lsat_Salinas_v11, whole genome shotgun sequence genome:
- the LOC111881421 gene encoding 3-beta-hydroxylase: MLLFIIDQLSSSLILLPLFILVVSILSKWYFFPSKPLKNIPPSPSKLPIIGNLHQLGSSPHRSLQALAKKHGPLMLLHFGRVPVVVASSADASREIMKTHDLIFANRAKSSVPSILSYDARDIAFADYGEYWRQIKSIAVLQLLSQKRVQSFRRMREEETDLLVEKIREISCSSSPVVDMSKLLISLTNGVICRSALGRRHGGEKFKELFAQFVELLGVFSVGDYIPWLSWVDRLNGYAAKAVKIAAEFDEFLESVIEEHVDRKRQTYDVGGDDENKDFVDILLEIQNEKDASFVLDRDTVKALILDVFTGGTDSTYSTLEWELSELLRNPHVMKKLQEEVREVAKGKPKITEDDLDQMQYLKAVVKENFRMHAPLPLLVPRESTQDVKLMGYDIAAGTQVLINAWAVGRDPSLWDDPEEFRPERFLDSPVDYKGLHFELTPFGAGRRKCPGIQFAMSVNELVLASLVYSFDFQLPGGQKGEDLDMSETVGITIHKKLPLLVIATPYVTVL, translated from the exons atgttgttgttcATCATTGATCAGCTCTCGTCTTCCTTAATTCTTCTTCCATTGTTCATCTTGGTGGTCTCCATTCTTTCAAAATGGTATTTCTTTCCGTCAAAACCCCTAAAAAACATACCACCTTCTCCATCGAAGCTTCCAATCATCGGAAACCTCCACCAACTAGGTTCAAGCCCCCATCGTTCCCTCCAAGCTTTAGCCAAGAAACACGGCCCTCTCATGTTACTACATTTTGGTCGTGTGCCGGTGGTTGTGGCCTCCTCTGCTGACGCATCTCGAGAAATCATGAAAACCCATGATTTAATCTTCGCTAATCGAGCAAAATCAAGCGTGCCAAGCATACTTTCATACGATGCTAGGGACATTGCTTTTGCAGATTACGGAGAGTATTGGAGACAGATCAAAAGCATTGCTGTGCTTCAGCTTCTAAGTCAAAAAAGAGTTCAATCATTCCGTCGGATGAGAGAAGAAGAGACGGATCTGCTCGTTGAAAAAATCAGAGAGATTAGTTGTTCTTCTTCTCCGGTGGTTGATATGAGTAAGTTATTGATTTCACTTACAAACGGAGTGATTTGTAGATCAGCGTTGGGGCGAAGGCACGGTGGTGAGAAGTTCAAAGAGCTATTTGCTCAGTTTGTAGAGTTATTGGGTGTTTTCAGTGTTGGAGATTACATCCCATGGTTGTCATGGGTGGATCGTTTGAATGGATATGCAGCTAAAGCAGTGAAAATTGCTGCCGAATTTGATGAGTTTCTAGAAAGCGTGATCGAGGAGCATGTTGACCGGAAGAGACAAACATACGATGTTGGTGGCGACGACGAGAACAAAGATTTTGTTGACATTTTACTTGAAATTCAGAATGAAAAGGACGCCAGTTTCGTTCTAGATCGAGATACTGTTAAAGCTCTAATTTTG GATGTGTTTACAGGTGGAACTGATTCGACATACTCAACACTCGAGTGGGAACTCAGTGAGCTGTTACGAAACCCACATGTCATGAAAAAGCTACAAGAAGAAGTGCGAGAAGTAGCCAAAGGCAAACCGAAGATAACCGAGGATGACTTAGATCAAATGCAGTATTTAAAGGCCGTTGTGAAAGAAAATTTCCGAATGCACGCACCACTCCCGCTGCTTGTTCCTCGGGAATCGACCCAAGATGTTAAATTAATGGGGTATGATATTGCAGCAGGGACACAAGTTCTGATCAACGCATGGGCTGTTGGGCGAGACCCAAGTTTATGGGATGACCCTGAAGAATTTCGACCTGAGAGGTTCCTGGATAGTCCGGTAGATTACAAAGGGCTTCATTTTGAGTTGACGCCTTTTGGCGCTGGTAGGAGGAAATGCCCGGGGATCCAGTTTGCAATGAGTGTTAATGAGCTGGTGTTAGCTAGTTTGGTGTATAGTTTTGATTTCCAATTGCCTGGTGGACAAAAAGGGGAGGATTTGGACATGAGTGAGACTGTTGGGATCACAATTCATAAGAAACTGCCTTTACTGGTGATAGCAACTCCATATGTCACAGTACTGTAG
- the LOC111881412 gene encoding cytochrome P450 Tp4149 has protein sequence MSWQIFQLPITNEMFSFSKNYFLFYFSFIVLIIFLSVKWISTRLKTKKNLPPSPPKLPIIGNLHQLGLSPHRSLRALSRKHGPLMSMHFGSVPVLVASSPEAAKEIMKTHDLKFCNRPKLRIVDIVVYGSNDITFSPYGEYWRQVKSIAVVHLLNTTRVQSFRQTREEEVGLMIDMIEKSSGSVVDLSELLFRLVNNIVCKAALGRTYPGSKFADLLERFVWVLGAVSLGSYIPWLSWVDKLSGLEGKAHKVAKDFDDFLEGVVAEHVDKRRGMDVHAQSGEDQDLVDILLDVKGDNTTGFTFHRNTVKALILDVFAAGTDTTFASLVWSISELLRHPRAMEKLKQEVTKIAQGRSMILEKDLENMQYLKAVIKETLRMYPPIPLLIPHESTEDVKLLGYDIPAGTQTLVNAWAIGRDPTAWEEPEEFKPERFLNSSTDYKGLHYELLPFGGGRRGCPGIPFATVIFELALANVIYKFDLALPNGVKNTDLDMREKFGITLHKEAPLLVMATTSFK, from the exons ATGTCTTGGCAGATCTTCCAACTACCAATCACAAACGAAATGTTCTCTTTCTCCAAGAACTATTTCCTGTTCTACTTCTCATTCATTGTTTTAATAATTTTTCTCAGTGTCAAATGGATTTCAACTCGTTTAAAAACTAAGAAAAATTTACCACCATCTCCACCAAAGCTTCCGATCATCGGAAACCTCCACCAATTAGGGTTGAGCCCCCACCGGTCTCTCCGTGCCTTGTCAAGAAAACATGGTCCACTCATGTCGATGCACTTTGGCAGTGTGCCTGTGCTTGTAGCCTCCTCCCCTGAAGCAGCTAAAGAGATCATGAAAACCCATGATTTAAAATTCTGTAATCGACCCAAGTTAAGAATTGTCGACATAGTTGTGTATGGCTCCAACGACATTACATTTTCTCCTTATGGAGAGTATTGGAGGCAAGTGAAGAGCATCGCGGTAGTCCATCTTCTAAATACTACACGAGTTCAGTCATTCAGACAAACGAGGGAAGAAGAGGTGGGACTTATGATTGACATGATCGAAAAGAGTTCTGGTTCTGTAGTGGATCTAAGTGAGTTACTTTTTAGGCTTGTGAATAACATTGTATGTAAGGCAGCTCTAGGGAGGACATACCCTGGGTCGAAGTTCGCGGACTTGTTGGAAAGGTTTGTGTGGGTGTTGGGTGCTGTTAGCCTTGGATCCTATATCCCATGGTTGTCATGGGTAGACAAATTGAGTGGTTTAGAGGGGAAagcacataaagttgccaaagaCTTTGATGATTTTCTTGAAGGTGTTGTTGCAGAACATGTGGATAAAAGAAGAGGGATGGATGTGCATGCTCAAAGTGGTGAAGATCAAGATCTAGTTGACATCTTGTTGGATGTAAAAGGAGATAATACAACTGGATTTACCTTTCATAGAAATACCGTTAAAGCTCTCATCTTG GATGTATTTGCAGCTGGAACTGATACTACATTCGCAAGTTTGGTATGGTCAATCAGTGAGCTACTTAGACATCCAAGAGCAATGGAAAAACTAAAACAAGAAGTAACCAAAATAGCACAAGGAAGATCCATGATTCTCGAAAAAGATTTGGAGAACATGCAATATCTTAAAGCCGTCATCAAAGAGACACTACGAATGTATCCTCCAATTCCTCTACTTATTCCTCATGAATCAACAGAAGATGTCAAACTACTTGGATATGACATTCCAGCAGGCACACAAACATTGGTCAATGCGTGGGCAATAGGAAGAGATCCTACAGCATGGGAAGAACCAGAAGAGTTTAAGCCTGAGAGGTTCTTGAATAGTTCCACTGATTACAAGGGGCTTCACTATGAGCTGCTTCCATTTGGTGGTGGGCGAAGAGGGTGCCCTGGAATTCCATTTGCTACAGTCATCTTTGAGCTCGCATTAGCAAATGTGATATACAAGTTCGATTTGGCATTACCGAATGGAGTCAAAAATACGGATTTGGACATGAGAGAGAAATTCGGCATTACGCTCCATAAGGAAGCTCCTTTACTTGTTATGGCAACTACTAGTTTCAAGTAG